A region of the Spirochaeta cellobiosiphila DSM 17781 genome:
AAGGCAGTTGAAATTGTCAACTCCGGTACAGTTGGAAAATCATACATTTCGGCATAAAATTTTACTTCATCCCAGGATAACCAAGTATCCTTTTCTCTCACTGCAAAAACATAAAAATATGATTCCAATTTTCGGTAAGCAATGGAATGAATGCCATACATATTCTCACCAAAAATCTCAATGTCCTGTAAGTCATTTTTAATCAAATTCCAGCGTTCACGCATGGGTTTATCCCAAGGATGCAATGTTGGTGAGATGTGGGATCGAGCAAACACGCCAAGTTTACTAAAACAATTATTTTGCCCATCTAGTTTTTCAGTTAAAATGAGCTTTTCCATCGCAGCAAAACTTTTTAAAAAGCCACTTGGCATAAAACGGTCATCAGAGGTAGACCCCAAACTTATTGGGGCATGTAAACTTCTACAATATTTTCTTAATTCATTCATCTTAAAAAACCTTACAAAAATAATCACTTGCTCGCACTAGTTGCTTAGCAAAACCTATAATAAATAATTATCATAAATTAAGACAGAAGACTTGCTCTCAATTCCCATAAATATCTGCCCTTTTATCGATTTTTTAAAACCATACTTCACGTAAAGTCCTTTTTCGACTACAGGAGGAGCGGAAGTACACCTAATAGTTTTCAGGGTTAGTGCAGCGGATACGAGCAATCCCTTGCTGGTAATCA
Encoded here:
- a CDS encoding RNA ligase family protein, which codes for MNELRKYCRSLHAPISLGSTSDDRFMPSGFLKSFAAMEKLILTEKLDGQNNCFSKLGVFARSHISPTLHPWDKPMRERWNLIKNDLQDIEIFGENMYGIHSIAYRKLESYFYVFAVREKDTWLSWDEVKFYAEMYDFPTVPELTISTALKDIYSESKNENEILEEWLTRNLGMNWTEYVETSGQLGGYSPETGNDSSEGFVIRNAKGFKTNEGSIPVAKNEFNNLFKLVRKSHVNTDEHWTKTWMPAQLIDYSKYNWFGYEYLEKR